The following proteins are co-located in the Dyadobacter chenwenxiniae genome:
- a CDS encoding plastocyanin/azurin family copper-binding protein, protein MVRCAIIALLFICAMESFAQNVPENESKYYKITTVPVPDSIMLEVGGLAFTDEDKLGVATRRGEIWVIDDPYQTKSNLPRYSLFASGLHEPLWLAYKKGAFFTTQRSELTKMSDSNGDGLADLFQTIYAWPISGNYHEYSYGPLILPNGEMLVTLNLSWVGRGESLTKWRGWMLKITEDGKMTPFATGMRSPAAFGLNASGDIFVAENQGDWIGSGRITHLNAGDFAGHPAGLKWASEPGSPLDLKRASFADSIGIMYDYAQGKPHFKVPGIWFPHTVMGISTSAIISMDSEEAGPFKGQLLVGDQGHSKIMRAFLEKVNGQYQGACFPFREGFASGILRMAWGSDHSLFVGMTSRGWASTGKDLFGLQRVIFPKQFPLEIRAMRITTTGFELEFTKPVNKAIGSMTENYKMTGFTYSYHKKYGSPVINAGNCNVSKAEVSEDGKKVNLTVNGLRAGYIHELKIANIATQEGEKLLHPEAYYTINAFPEGTNHAHHEMAHTKTPPIAAGCGSDSSKSIQEQPADWKTGADMTINMGTKPGLKFDKEILEVKAGSKVKLVFNNNDDMLHNLVITAPGKGEEVGQNAMDMGLNGTNAGYIPDSKSVLFHTCLIQPEASQTIYFTAPKAGDYPFICSFPGHSFVMKGVMKVR, encoded by the coding sequence ATGGTAAGGTGCGCAATCATTGCTTTGCTTTTCATTTGTGCAATGGAATCGTTCGCTCAGAATGTTCCGGAAAACGAAAGCAAATATTACAAAATAACAACGGTGCCTGTGCCCGACAGCATTATGCTGGAAGTAGGCGGGCTGGCTTTTACCGACGAAGATAAATTGGGCGTCGCCACGCGGCGCGGCGAAATCTGGGTGATAGATGATCCTTATCAGACAAAAAGCAACTTGCCCCGTTACTCGCTGTTTGCCAGCGGCTTGCACGAACCACTTTGGCTAGCTTATAAAAAAGGCGCCTTCTTCACCACCCAGCGCTCCGAGCTTACGAAAATGTCGGACAGCAATGGCGATGGGTTGGCTGATCTTTTCCAAACCATTTACGCCTGGCCTATTTCAGGAAATTACCATGAATATTCCTATGGACCTCTGATCCTGCCAAACGGCGAAATGCTGGTGACCCTCAATTTATCGTGGGTAGGTCGTGGAGAAAGCCTTACCAAATGGCGCGGATGGATGCTCAAAATTACGGAAGATGGCAAAATGACGCCGTTTGCAACAGGTATGCGTTCACCGGCTGCTTTTGGCCTCAATGCTTCCGGGGATATTTTCGTGGCTGAGAACCAGGGAGACTGGATCGGCTCTGGACGGATCACGCACCTGAATGCAGGTGATTTTGCCGGTCATCCGGCTGGCCTGAAATGGGCCTCTGAACCAGGTTCTCCCCTTGATTTAAAACGCGCGTCCTTTGCTGATTCGATCGGCATTATGTACGACTATGCACAGGGAAAGCCCCATTTTAAAGTGCCCGGCATTTGGTTTCCACATACGGTGATGGGCATATCCACTTCGGCGATCATATCCATGGATTCTGAAGAAGCCGGGCCGTTTAAAGGCCAGTTACTTGTTGGTGATCAGGGCCATAGCAAAATTATGCGAGCGTTTTTGGAAAAAGTGAATGGTCAGTATCAAGGCGCTTGCTTTCCGTTTCGTGAGGGATTTGCTTCCGGAATTTTACGGATGGCCTGGGGAAGTGATCACTCTCTGTTTGTCGGCATGACAAGCCGCGGCTGGGCGTCTACGGGGAAAGATCTTTTTGGTTTACAAAGAGTAATTTTTCCAAAACAATTTCCCCTTGAGATTAGGGCAATGCGTATTACTACAACTGGTTTTGAATTAGAATTTACCAAGCCTGTCAACAAAGCAATTGGCTCAATGACTGAAAATTACAAGATGACTGGCTTTACATACAGCTATCACAAAAAGTATGGCAGTCCGGTCATTAACGCTGGCAATTGCAATGTGAGTAAGGCCGAAGTTTCGGAAGATGGAAAAAAAGTGAATTTGACAGTAAACGGGCTTCGCGCAGGTTACATTCATGAACTAAAAATTGCAAATATAGCGACGCAGGAAGGCGAAAAACTGCTTCATCCGGAGGCCTATTACACCATCAACGCATTCCCGGAAGGAACGAACCACGCACATCACGAAATGGCGCACACAAAAACGCCTCCGATAGCAGCAGGTTGCGGAAGCGATTCATCCAAATCAATCCAAGAACAACCCGCCGACTGGAAAACAGGCGCTGATATGACTATCAATATGGGCACAAAACCTGGCTTGAAATTTGACAAGGAAATCCTGGAAGTTAAGGCGGGCAGCAAAGTGAAGCTTGTTTTCAATAACAACGATGATATGCTTCATAATCTGGTCATTACAGCGCCGGGCAAAGGGGAAGAAGTCGGCCAAAACGCCATGGATATGGGCCTAAACGGCACCAACGCCGGCTACATCCCCGACTCGAAATCCGTCCTCTTCCACACTTGCCTCATCCAGCCGGAAGCTTCGCAAACCATCTACTTCACCGCGCCGAAAGCGGGGGATTATCCGTTTATATGCAGCTTTCCCGGGCATTCGTTTGTGATGAAGGGTGTTATGAAAGTGCGGTGA
- a CDS encoding 3-keto-disaccharide hydrolase produces the protein MSKNFYIFLLSALILKSSFTFSQTLPPASATEDWSVKPPVVIPAESPDLPPSDAIVLFRGKQDLDKWRHLDGSAVKWEVNAEGMTIVPKTTDIQTRQKFGNSQLHIEWKTPDPKEDKGMNRGNSGVFLMGLYELQIYESYNYETRIYYNGQAGSVYKQHIPLVNAARKPQTWQSFDIIFEAPVFNADKSLKTPAYMTVLHNNVLILNHVELKGPMVYQGFPKYEYHEAKMPLRLQEHGSRVSFRNIWIREF, from the coding sequence ATGAGTAAAAACTTTTACATCTTTCTCCTTTCAGCACTTATATTAAAAAGCAGTTTTACTTTTTCCCAGACCCTCCCACCCGCGTCAGCCACAGAAGATTGGTCTGTGAAACCGCCGGTTGTTATTCCTGCGGAAAGTCCGGATTTGCCGCCTTCCGACGCCATTGTTTTGTTTCGCGGGAAACAAGATTTAGATAAGTGGAGGCATTTGGACGGGTCGGCTGTGAAATGGGAAGTTAATGCGGAGGGAATGACGATTGTGCCTAAAACAACAGACATTCAAACGAGGCAAAAATTTGGCAATAGCCAGCTTCACATCGAATGGAAAACACCTGACCCAAAGGAGGATAAGGGCATGAACCGGGGCAATAGCGGGGTGTTTTTAATGGGGCTTTACGAGTTACAGATCTACGAATCGTACAATTACGAAACCAGGATTTATTACAACGGACAGGCGGGAAGTGTTTATAAACAGCATATTCCCCTTGTGAATGCAGCACGGAAACCGCAAACCTGGCAGAGCTTTGACATCATTTTCGAAGCGCCCGTCTTCAATGCGGACAAATCGTTAAAAACGCCTGCTTATATGACGGTTTTGCATAATAATGTGTTGATCCTGAACCATGTTGAGCTCAAAGGGCCGATGGTTTATCAGGGTTTTCCGAAATACGAATATCATGAAGCGAAAATGCCGCTGCGACTGCAGGAGCATGGCAGTCGCGTCAGCTTTCGTAATATCTGGATCAGAGAATTTTAA